One Micropterus dolomieu isolate WLL.071019.BEF.003 ecotype Adirondacks linkage group LG23, ASM2129224v1, whole genome shotgun sequence DNA window includes the following coding sequences:
- the LOC123963759 gene encoding protein furry homolog — protein MEVPTKWSRHSVISFIKGLASPVGLKPPLPPVSGTLGERKGPVIMAPVNVDPESKPGEFVLKSLFANFTLLSERKIRIIMAEPLVTASFRNTFLNYI, from the exons ATGGAAGTGCCAACTAAATGGAGCAGGCATAGTGTCATTAGCTTCATCAAGGGCCTTG CCTCTCCAGTGGGACTGAAGCCACCCCTCCCGCCCGTCAGTGGAACCTTGGGAGAGAGGAAGGGTCCTGTCATCATGGCGCCTGTCAACGTGGACCCCGAGAGTAAGCCGGGCGAGTTTGTCCTAAAAAGCTTGTTTGCCAACTTCACCTTGCTCTCTGAACGCAAGATTCGCATCATCATGGCCGAACCCCTG gTTACAGCATCATTTAGGAATACATTTCTGAACTATATCTGA